A genomic stretch from Candidatus Melainabacteria bacterium includes:
- a CDS encoding DUF4129 domain-containing protein — translation MNPRDIAPEIAAVAGNYQYKKPPDLFLQVQEWLDKAWRFVADLLSSLRMHMPGMADTNVVGNIMQILVLLSGALCLFVIVYFAMRRMGQLSAQAKLAKKGQSAAYRLLDAAGWKSEAATLAAREDWREACRALYMSSLRNMHENGVIEFTPTRTNYEYWYALEPRSQGLARAFKSLANQVELVWFGNKQATVEDYRSIETQLQKVEEECNFVKEINTRDRAGRT, via the coding sequence ATGAATCCACGAGATATTGCGCCGGAAATCGCCGCAGTCGCAGGCAACTACCAATACAAAAAACCGCCCGACCTGTTCTTGCAAGTTCAGGAATGGCTCGACAAAGCGTGGCGGTTTGTTGCCGACCTGCTTTCGTCTTTGCGAATGCACATGCCGGGCATGGCAGATACCAATGTAGTCGGCAATATCATGCAGATACTGGTGCTTTTATCAGGTGCGCTCTGCCTCTTTGTGATCGTCTATTTCGCCATGCGCCGTATGGGGCAGTTGAGCGCCCAGGCGAAATTAGCGAAGAAAGGACAATCGGCGGCTTACCGCCTGCTCGATGCCGCCGGCTGGAAGAGCGAAGCCGCCACGCTCGCCGCCAGGGAAGACTGGCGAGAAGCCTGCCGCGCTCTCTACATGTCGTCGCTGCGAAACATGCATGAAAATGGAGTGATCGAATTCACTCCCACCCGCACCAATTACGAATACTGGTACGCCCTGGAGCCGCGCAGTCAGGGGCTCGCTCGTGCCTTCAAGTCTCTAGCTAATCAGGTGGAGCTGGTCTGGTTCGGCAACAAACAAGCGACAGTTGAAGACTATCGTTCCATTGAAACTCAGCTGCAGAAAGTGGAAGAGGAATGCAATTTCGTCAAAGAGATAAACACTCGTGACAGGGCGGGTCGCACATGA
- a CDS encoding DUF4350 domain-containing protein: MKTKDTSAQNHSSAQNNTTSPEKISRAKIWWQLSFLILVSAVAVYVGSAFDEQIQNYMPEQRVLSSIFNKKPSGLSGLSEVMKKVGLTVHPWLLPYRNLRNAHGMLVIVAPSTSPAEFEAEQILKWVQAGNDLVYLDHFSFKMTRRLLEKINLTITDGTELHDRSVPVDASKKLFAYVPKLTVTSDTNINGGEPLVKVDDKAIFSELQYGKGRILIGTSPTLCSNRRLSEKNDWSNFQFLVNWMSTASGDIMFDERCHGFSESGNVFVVLGRSPWGAVFLQLVLMLAVAVYSCSKRFGATATLNDARKISNLEFITGLSNAYRRAKANGAIYEITGHTLRNRLCKLLSVSPHEQTSKVIEAWNAYAEASPNKAGAAAALVPQFLTDFDAAIEQQRNIPDQQFKSLIINCDKIADHLNNQSNTTSLKRLGS, encoded by the coding sequence ATGAAGACGAAGGACACGTCAGCTCAAAACCACTCGTCAGCTCAGAACAACACAACATCTCCTGAAAAAATCAGCAGAGCAAAAATCTGGTGGCAACTCTCCTTTTTGATTCTGGTTAGTGCCGTTGCAGTTTACGTGGGCAGTGCCTTCGACGAACAGATTCAGAACTACATGCCTGAGCAGCGTGTACTCTCCTCCATCTTCAACAAGAAGCCGAGCGGTTTGAGCGGGCTATCGGAAGTGATGAAAAAGGTGGGCTTGACCGTGCATCCGTGGCTTTTGCCTTATCGAAACCTGAGAAATGCACATGGCATGCTGGTCATTGTCGCGCCCTCCACTTCTCCGGCGGAATTCGAAGCGGAGCAGATATTGAAATGGGTGCAGGCCGGCAACGATCTCGTCTATCTCGACCACTTCTCCTTCAAAATGACACGCCGCCTGCTTGAGAAAATCAATCTCACCATCACAGACGGCACTGAGCTTCACGATCGCTCAGTGCCTGTAGACGCATCAAAAAAACTATTTGCCTACGTGCCCAAACTTACTGTTACGAGCGACACGAATATAAACGGCGGCGAACCACTTGTAAAAGTGGATGACAAAGCAATATTCAGCGAATTACAATACGGCAAAGGGCGCATTCTGATTGGCACTTCGCCGACACTTTGTTCAAATCGCCGACTATCCGAAAAGAACGACTGGTCCAATTTCCAGTTCCTGGTTAACTGGATGAGCACTGCCAGCGGTGACATAATGTTTGACGAACGCTGCCACGGCTTCAGCGAAAGCGGCAATGTCTTCGTCGTTCTCGGCAGGAGCCCCTGGGGCGCAGTCTTCCTGCAACTTGTGTTAATGCTCGCTGTAGCTGTATACAGCTGCTCGAAACGATTTGGAGCGACCGCCACTCTCAATGATGCTCGCAAGATTTCGAACCTGGAATTCATCACGGGACTTTCAAACGCATATCGCAGAGCGAAAGCCAATGGTGCCATCTACGAGATTACAGGACATACTCTGCGCAATCGATTGTGCAAACTGCTGTCTGTCTCACCACACGAACAGACAAGCAAAGTGATCGAAGCCTGGAATGCCTATGCTGAAGCTAGTCCCAACAAGGCGGGCGCCGCCGCCGCCCTGGTGCCGCAGTTTTTAACAGACTTCGATGCCGCAATCGAACAACAAAGAAACATTCCCGATCAGCAATTCAAATCGCTAATAATCAACTGCGACAAGATTGCCGATCATCTCAACAACCAGTCAAACACTACGTCTCTAAAAAGGTTAGGCAGCTGA
- a CDS encoding MoxR family ATPase — protein MSTVFQRLRKSLSDVIVGQEIVIDQLLIALLAEGHVLLEGVPGTAKTLLVKTLASLIGTEFGRVQLTPDMLPSDILGTSIYDLNTKTFTMKRGPIFTSLLLADEINRTPPKTQSALLEAMEERQVTLDGRSEKLPDLFMVVATQNPVEFEGTYPLPEAQLDRFMLKVLIGYPGIEAERLMLTKWQAGAYKKHAVQLDPVTTAEEILDCRSALESIKVDDTILGYLVDLVQKSRNLSDLQLGASPRSALSWLAAAKAHAAMEGKDFVTPDNIKFVAEPVLRHRLILTPESELDGVTLSQVIGNLLKQIPVPR, from the coding sequence ATCTCTACTGTTTTCCAAAGGCTTCGCAAAAGTCTCTCTGACGTCATTGTCGGGCAAGAAATTGTCATCGATCAACTGCTGATCGCGCTCCTGGCGGAAGGGCATGTACTGCTGGAAGGAGTGCCCGGGACGGCAAAAACTCTGCTCGTCAAAACACTTGCAAGTCTGATCGGCACAGAATTTGGACGCGTGCAATTGACACCGGACATGCTGCCATCGGACATTTTAGGAACGAGCATTTACGACCTCAATACCAAGACATTCACAATGAAACGAGGTCCCATTTTTACGAGCCTGCTTTTGGCCGACGAAATCAATCGCACTCCACCGAAAACACAATCAGCATTACTCGAGGCCATGGAAGAGCGCCAGGTCACGCTTGACGGCAGAAGTGAAAAACTGCCCGACCTGTTCATGGTAGTGGCAACGCAAAACCCTGTGGAATTTGAAGGCACTTACCCACTTCCCGAAGCTCAATTAGATCGTTTTATGCTCAAAGTTTTGATTGGTTATCCGGGCATCGAAGCAGAACGATTGATGCTGACCAAATGGCAGGCAGGTGCCTACAAAAAGCATGCCGTTCAACTCGACCCGGTCACAACAGCCGAAGAGATATTAGATTGCCGTAGCGCACTGGAGTCGATCAAAGTGGATGACACCATACTCGGTTACCTTGTCGATCTCGTGCAGAAGTCTCGAAACCTCTCTGATTTACAACTGGGCGCCAGCCCTCGTTCTGCCCTGAGCTGGTTGGCGGCAGCGAAAGCCCATGCCGCCATGGAAGGAAAAGACTTCGTCACGCCGGACAATATAAAGTTCGTTGCCGAACCAGTTCTTCGCCATCGCTTGATTCTCACACCAGAATCAGAGCTGGACGGAGTAACCCTTTCCCAGGTAATCGGCAATCTGCTCAAACAGATACCCGTGCCGCGGTAG
- a CDS encoding DUF58 domain-containing protein produces the protein MTASKLTYILLAAAACIFCAANWYAPLKTAAYAVDVIVLVLLIVDYQLTLDKKFISANRIVAERLSIGRDNSVELRITNEGGMPLTCKVRDDFPQAIQSDVREFDFELPANGISTLKYNLLPRRRGAYKFGLINIRYLSYLKLFWHEVKAPAQQTVKVYSDLKTLHDLSVKLSHSSELGELHQRKRGQGTDFSSLREYTVGDDSKAIDWKATARRDRPVLRTYEAEQEQRLLVLIDAGRMMASDLEGLTRFDHALNSALCLALTGLAHNDQVGFGIFADKPLMYLPPRRGKSHLKNILEASFDVEPRLVEPDYAGMLSYFATAQKGRSLIVVLSDLTDPVGSQALLTGLASLGKRHLPFCVTLKDRQVTDIANSKVVVPGEKAGVSEVDMEKAYQRAIAIDLLAQRELALTVLQRRGCMVLDCAPQELSNKLVDSYIEIKTRARL, from the coding sequence TTGACTGCCAGTAAACTCACCTACATTCTGCTCGCTGCTGCCGCCTGCATCTTCTGCGCCGCCAACTGGTATGCACCGCTGAAAACTGCAGCCTATGCAGTCGACGTCATCGTTCTGGTGTTGCTGATCGTCGACTATCAACTGACGTTGGACAAGAAATTCATCTCAGCAAATCGCATCGTTGCCGAGAGGCTATCGATCGGGAGAGACAACAGTGTCGAGTTGCGCATCACCAATGAAGGTGGCATGCCGCTTACCTGCAAGGTGCGCGACGACTTTCCGCAAGCGATACAGTCTGATGTGCGCGAGTTTGATTTCGAACTGCCGGCCAATGGCATCAGTACACTGAAATACAATCTTCTCCCCAGACGACGCGGCGCTTACAAGTTCGGCTTGATCAACATTCGCTACCTCAGCTACCTCAAACTCTTCTGGCACGAGGTGAAAGCGCCGGCCCAACAAACAGTGAAAGTGTACAGCGACCTGAAAACGCTGCACGATTTATCGGTGAAACTCAGTCATTCATCCGAGCTAGGCGAACTGCACCAGCGGAAAAGAGGTCAGGGCACGGACTTTTCAAGCTTGAGAGAATACACGGTCGGCGACGACTCCAAAGCAATCGACTGGAAGGCAACAGCACGCAGAGACCGGCCGGTACTGAGAACATATGAGGCCGAGCAGGAGCAACGTTTGCTCGTGCTCATTGACGCAGGACGAATGATGGCATCAGACCTGGAGGGACTGACTCGCTTCGATCACGCTCTCAACTCAGCACTGTGTCTTGCTCTAACGGGCCTGGCACATAACGACCAGGTTGGCTTTGGAATTTTCGCGGATAAGCCCTTGATGTATTTGCCACCACGTCGGGGCAAATCGCATTTGAAAAACATTCTCGAGGCATCATTCGATGTAGAACCAAGGCTGGTGGAGCCTGACTATGCAGGCATGCTCTCTTACTTCGCCACAGCCCAGAAGGGCAGGTCACTAATTGTGGTGCTCAGCGATCTGACGGACCCAGTCGGCTCACAAGCGCTATTGACTGGGCTGGCCAGCCTCGGCAAAAGACACTTACCATTTTGCGTAACGCTTAAGGATCGTCAAGTTACAGACATTGCAAACAGCAAAGTTGTGGTGCCGGGTGAAAAAGCCGGTGTGTCAGAAGTTGACATGGAAAAGGCATACCAAAGAGCCATAGCAATTGATTTGCTAGCCCAGAGAGAACTCGCTCTCACCGTACTGCAACGACGCGGATGTATGGTCTTAGATTGCGCGCCACAGGAGTTGAGCAATAAGCTTGTCGATAGTTACATCGAAATCAAAACAAGAGCGCGCCTGTGA
- a CDS encoding GAF domain-containing protein, translating into MVLAVIGICRKPVYGDSICSSPGVRFVLWWFLRTTCSFLGVIPIAMSAQSEKSSSKSLESKSLLKLFNRVTRLLKAGGDQTAIYTSIVELVGVELRLDRCALLLVDDVERTSDSPELSVASEYCVDGLIPIIDKHYALKANSELFRFFQEAKPVPLQDVAPRSSGANHELNALGEDTCSKSLIVFPIVDGQKILGCLSMHYCIEAHTFSDDVLEFGEAASLELARFLIRERAQFQKEAEGRIFKQTSFPALVLDNSGRVRKFNDAFQAMLKSSRKDFVNQSILDVIPDGQRVLDAVRGLSEVRPFVTLGEVLVGRSEGASSHFDVCISSLCRQNDLADALLMFVPPGSKQGSMSAEAENSKRASEQLANSLSRQMSWERWVRQIICKLHATLDRDTILQTVVDGFGRALGASRCLIVRTDGPASPLVTHEYAEPDISPLGLGRTGQFPTVVVSYFRSKVAFIPDVAALERSHELSADEYEYFSDNGIKSMAGAPIVSHGISYGVIIILESAPSRHWTAHELDMLEVAASQTAVALSHSQQYLQLKDQLFNMNLLGNLTQQLTNTLELVSRSKIEAAEERRPTESAPPLSLRELEVLKLIASGLANREIAQRLFLTESTVELHASRIRKKLKLKSRTALVKFACDNGLA; encoded by the coding sequence ATGGTGCTAGCAGTCATTGGCATATGTAGGAAACCAGTATATGGAGATTCCATATGTTCTTCCCCTGGTGTGCGATTTGTTCTATGGTGGTTTTTAAGGACCACGTGCAGCTTTTTAGGCGTAATACCAATAGCCATGTCCGCGCAATCAGAAAAGAGTTCATCTAAATCACTTGAGTCCAAAAGCTTGCTCAAGCTGTTCAACCGCGTCACCAGGCTGCTCAAGGCCGGTGGTGACCAGACCGCTATTTATACTTCAATTGTTGAGTTGGTGGGCGTCGAACTGCGCCTCGACCGTTGCGCGTTGCTTCTCGTTGATGATGTTGAACGCACTTCTGATAGCCCGGAATTGTCTGTGGCGTCCGAATACTGTGTAGATGGCTTGATTCCAATAATCGACAAACACTACGCGTTGAAAGCAAATTCCGAACTCTTTCGTTTTTTTCAAGAGGCAAAACCCGTACCGTTGCAAGATGTCGCGCCCCGCAGTTCCGGCGCCAACCATGAACTCAATGCCCTTGGAGAGGACACCTGCTCCAAGTCGCTGATCGTGTTTCCAATAGTGGATGGACAGAAAATCCTGGGATGTTTGTCGATGCATTACTGCATCGAAGCGCACACTTTTTCTGATGATGTTCTGGAATTTGGCGAAGCTGCTTCGCTTGAATTAGCCAGGTTTCTGATTCGTGAACGAGCACAGTTTCAAAAGGAAGCTGAGGGGCGAATCTTCAAACAAACGAGTTTTCCTGCATTGGTGCTGGATAATTCCGGGCGGGTTCGCAAATTCAATGACGCCTTTCAGGCGATGCTGAAGTCATCGAGAAAAGACTTTGTCAATCAGTCTATTTTGGATGTGATACCAGATGGTCAGCGTGTGCTCGACGCAGTCCGGGGACTTTCTGAAGTTAGACCATTCGTCACTTTAGGTGAGGTATTGGTAGGCCGGTCTGAGGGAGCCTCCAGTCACTTTGATGTTTGCATCTCGTCTCTGTGCAGGCAGAACGATCTCGCAGATGCGCTGCTCATGTTTGTTCCTCCCGGCAGCAAGCAGGGCAGTATGTCTGCCGAGGCTGAAAATTCGAAAAGGGCTTCTGAACAGCTGGCTAACAGTCTTTCTCGTCAGATGAGCTGGGAGCGATGGGTTCGGCAAATTATTTGTAAGTTGCACGCAACGCTGGATCGCGACACTATCCTCCAGACAGTTGTCGATGGCTTTGGTCGTGCTCTTGGAGCAAGCCGATGTTTGATTGTGCGCACGGACGGACCGGCCTCGCCTCTGGTTACACACGAGTATGCAGAGCCTGATATTTCGCCTCTGGGATTGGGAAGAACAGGACAATTTCCCACCGTCGTGGTTTCTTATTTCAGGAGCAAAGTGGCATTTATACCGGATGTCGCCGCGCTGGAACGTTCACATGAGTTGTCTGCCGATGAATATGAATACTTCTCAGACAATGGCATAAAGAGTATGGCCGGTGCGCCTATTGTTTCGCATGGTATTAGTTATGGTGTCATTATAATTCTTGAGAGCGCCCCTTCCCGTCACTGGACTGCGCACGAACTAGACATGCTGGAAGTAGCCGCCAGTCAGACCGCGGTTGCTCTGTCGCACAGTCAGCAGTATTTGCAATTGAAGGACCAGCTATTCAATATGAATCTGTTGGGCAATTTGACGCAGCAGTTGACTAACACGCTCGAGCTGGTCAGTCGCAGCAAGATCGAAGCGGCAGAAGAGAGACGACCGACTGAAAGTGCGCCGCCTCTATCGCTTCGAGAGCTGGAAGTACTGAAATTGATAGCGTCCGGTTTAGCAAACAGAGAAATTGCGCAACGGCTTTTCCTGACTGAATCTACCGTTGAACTGCACGCCTCGCGTATTCGTAAGAAGTTAAAGCTGAAGAGTAGAACTGCGCTTGTAAAATTCGCTTGCGACAACGGCTTAGCCTGA
- a CDS encoding LamB/YcsF family protein has protein sequence MRRPRQQRTRGNRDSAPQGSSSSSNQSQPRQLSQTLDINTNLGEGYGPYKMENESDVLPFVTSANIACGAHAGDPLVMEAALEEVRYYGLSLGAHIGYPDIQGFGRREIHLSTAELRASILFQLGALSGLARTLGFEITQVRPHGFLYRQIASDPRTAAVVAKAVSEYDRWLVLIGPAGSSLQAAGERAGIRVVGEAWIDRAYDANGHLLPHSHSRAIIKNPNDILNQAASLIRYGTVTAIDGTKVALDFETLHLHGGMAQARQVAEQVRNMIPHAAALTAEPFTLDGNESNELAFGVY, from the coding sequence ATGCGTCGACCAAGACAACAACGCACACGCGGCAACAGAGATTCCGCGCCACAAGGATCATCATCGAGTTCAAATCAATCCCAACCACGCCAGCTCAGTCAGACTCTCGACATCAACACGAACCTGGGTGAGGGCTATGGTCCATACAAAATGGAAAACGAATCAGACGTTCTTCCGTTTGTGACATCAGCGAACATAGCTTGCGGCGCCCATGCCGGTGATCCGCTCGTTATGGAAGCGGCTCTGGAAGAAGTGCGCTATTACGGGCTTTCTCTGGGCGCTCATATAGGTTATCCAGATATACAGGGATTCGGACGCCGGGAAATTCATCTCTCAACCGCTGAATTGCGTGCCAGTATTCTCTTCCAGCTCGGCGCTCTTTCTGGTTTGGCTCGCACCCTCGGTTTCGAGATCACCCAGGTTCGTCCACATGGTTTTCTGTACAGGCAAATCGCCAGTGACCCCAGAACCGCTGCCGTTGTAGCCAAAGCTGTCTCTGAGTACGATCGCTGGCTGGTTTTGATTGGTCCTGCCGGGAGCAGCCTGCAGGCTGCCGGAGAGCGAGCCGGGATACGTGTTGTCGGTGAAGCCTGGATAGATAGAGCCTACGATGCGAACGGTCATTTGCTTCCGCATAGCCACAGTCGGGCTATCATCAAAAACCCCAACGACATTTTGAATCAGGCTGCCAGTTTGATTCGCTATGGCACTGTAACAGCGATTGACGGCACGAAGGTGGCGCTCGACTTCGAGACCCTTCACTTGCACGGCGGCATGGCACAAGCTCGCCAGGTAGCCGAACAGGTTCGTAACATGATTCCTCATGCTGCGGCTCTCACAGCCGAGCCGTTTACGCTCGATGGAAACGAATCGAACGAGCTAGCATTCGGCGTCTACTAG